A genome region from Sebastes umbrosus isolate fSebUmb1 chromosome 22, fSebUmb1.pri, whole genome shotgun sequence includes the following:
- the LOC119481456 gene encoding protein FAM111A-like isoform X3: MEKKPGGAPCPQIVTRSRGRVKEENDGDSTDGYLHRFPVKSSSTEPNEYTIDCDQPRTVLEAIKSTEKYKEKMKSSDKNIVIQLGKTDKTYIIATHFPCSCIRRGASLILSHKSKEVEAVQDQQDKTIQPRDEYSVFYIETAKTKKPFRNNAVKKFDYLCVYGEKGMTVEEALKRDGRFIDDFGSFYLSDNENPSSRTKRTQTVDNLDKKKFKICLPRGKGKKDKKQQEKPGASKNPPQKRERGIKPLDDVVKQRGISVRAAMKEKDSKLSDEEIYEELRQQFPKLKEWMESRFPPDSYQKALDLKKEDFENIQRLFSEVHREMMKLGESVCKVVVQNGATGTGFVLFDNFILTNARILKGCVEDEKLKLGIDVYALFNYNDPEPHMNYYCFQAHRGICYSEGELDYAILRLNLESQNPSTQTKETKVDLPPGLLKRFGKLPTTGEACLIGHPAGELKKIDPTCIIEKENREQTVDDDIPSYKDKRFVIHIINDLKEQGIESIMMGQNKADNVTTYNTFMYHGASGSPVFDEHGNVFGLHTGGFVYGFPSDTKSVIEYAQPVLTIFEHFVRMMKERENGQSLLKRVGEEAKGNSELEKVLESVLKETLHYSRYSAGITHSFNFALINTQSLNNKALEVRDLILDNSLDFLLLTETWQKPDDVSAIIQASPPNFDYLCKPRLFRRGGGLAVLFNRNLRTTELTLPTVTSFESLAFETCSTTVILIYCPNKQNSSYRSDLSKLLTLASSLPLPLLLLGDFNIHMDSPNSKLTSDFSTLLDNFNLTQHVNFPTHDYGHSLDLVCSDNVPVLNIHPSPFPSDHKLIQFTILSPKPRPQLSRVIDPLDLSDLSASLNSLAPLRTKTVSFNTSSPLVHIPPQKTQTDRPPT; encoded by the exons attgTTACACGCAGCCGAGGGAGAGTGAAGGAGGAGAACGATGGTGATTCCACG GACGGATATTTACATCGCTTCCCAGTCAAATCCAGTTCTACTGAGCCCAATGAATACACAATTGACTGTGATCAACCTCGCACGGTGCTGGAGGCAATCAAATCAACTGAAAAATATAAGGAGAAGATGAAGTCTTCAGATAAAAACATTGTGATTCAGCTGGGTAAAACGGATAAGACGTATATCATTGCAACACATTTCCCTTGTTCTTGTATCAGGAGAGGTGCGTCTCTGATCTTATCACATAAATCAAAAGAGGTTGAGGCAGTTCAAGAccaacaagacaaaacaatacAACCAAGAGACGAGTATTCTGTCTTCTACATTGAAACAGCCAAAACAAAGAAGCCCTTTAGAAACAATGCTGTCAAGAAGTTCGattatctgtgtgtttatggggAGAAGGGGATGACTGTAGAGGAGGCTCTGAAAAGAGACGGTCGCTTCATCGATGATTTTGGCAGCTTTTATCTGTCTGACAATGAGAATCCAAGCAGCCGCACTAAACGCACACAAACGGTTGACAacctggataaaaaaaaattcaagatATGTCTTCCACGGGGCAAGggaaaaaaggataaaaaacagcaggaaaagccaggTGCATCAAAAAATCCACCACAGAAGCGTGAGCGTGGCATAAAGCCACTCGACGACGTAGTAAAGCAGAGAGGAATCAGTGTCAGAGCAGCaatgaaagagaaagacagcAAACTCAGTGATGAGGAGATTTATGAAGAACTGCGTCAGCAGTTTCCAAAGCTGAAAGAATGGATGGAGAGTAGATTCCCTCCTGATTCTTATCAGAAAGCTCTGGACCTGAAGAAGGAAGACTTTGAAAACATCCAGCGATTGTTCAGTGAAGTTCACAGGGAGATGATGAAATTGGGCGAGTCAGTTTGCAAAGTGGTTGTTCAGAATGGAGCTACAGGAACGGGCTTTGTGCTGTTTGACAACTTCATCTTGACTAACGCACGCATATTGAAAGGTTGTGTTGAAGATGAAAAGCTGAAGCTGGGTATAGATGTGTATGCTTTATTTAACTATAACGACCCTGAGCCGCACATGAATTACTACTGCTTCCAAGCTCACCGTGGGATCTGCTACAGTGAGGGTGAGCTTGATTATGCCATACTACGGCTCAACCTTGAGAGCCAGAACccatcaacacaaacaaaagaaacGAAAGTAGACCTACCACCAGGGCTCCTGAAGAGATTTGGTAAACTACCTACGACTGGTGAAGCCTGTCTTATTGGTCACCCAGCAGGAGAACTGAAAAAAATAGATCCTACATGTATCATTGAGAAAGAGAATAGGGAGCAGACTGTCGATGATGATATTCCTTCATACAAAGACAAACGTTTCGTTATCCACATAATCAATGACCTTAAAGAGCAAGGCATTGAAAGCATAATGATGGGTCAAAATAAAGCAGACAATGTAACGACCTACAACACTTTCATGTACCACGGTGCTTCTGGCTCTCCAGTGTTTGATGAACATGGCAATGTGTTTGGTTTGCACACCGGAGGATTTGTCTACGGGTTCCCATCCGACACAAAGAGCGTGATAGAGTACGCCCAACCTGTGCTTACCATATTTGAACACTTTGTGAGAATGAtgaaggaaagagaaaatggGCAGAGTCTGTTGAAGAGAGTTGGAGAGGAAGCAAAAGGAAACTCAGAACTAGAAAAGGTCTTGGAGTCTGTGTTGAAGGAAACACTACACTACTCTCGCTACTCTGCTGGAATCACCCACTCATTCAACTTTGCCCTCATCAACACCCAGTCACTCAACAACAAAGCCCTCGAAGTCCGTGATCTCATCCTGGACAATTCACTCGACTTCCTCCTGCTCACTGAAACCTGGCAAAAACCTGATGACGTCTCCGCCATCATCCAAGCATCCCCCCCCAACTTTGACTACCTCTGTAAACCCCGCCTCTTCCGGCGTGGAGGGGGCCTCGCAGTATTATTCAACCGGAACCTCAGGACCACCGAACTCACTTTACCTACAGTCACCTCATTCGAATCCCTCGCCTTTGAAACCTGCTCCACCACAGTCATTCTCATTTACTgcccaaataaacaaaactcaTCCTACCGCTCCGATCTGTCTAAACTCCTCACCCTAGCATCATCCCTCCCCTTACCCCTACTGCTACTGGGCGACTTCAACATCCACATGGACTCCCCCAACTCTAAACTTACCTCTGATTTCTCCACTCTACTGGACAACTTCAACCTCACCCAGCACGTCAACTTCCCCACACACGATTACGGCCATAGTCTAGATCTCGTCTGCTCTGACAACGTCCCGGTTCTCAACATCCACCCATCCCCCTTTCCCTCTGATCACAAACTCATCCAATTCACAATCCTTTCCCCGAAACCCCGTCCTCAACTCTCCAGAGTCATCGATCCCCTCGATCTCTCCGA CCTGTCTGCCTCCCTCAACTCACTGGCCCCCCTGAGAACCAAAACTGTTTCATTCAACACCTCCTCCCCCTTGGTTCACATCCCACCTCAGAAAACTCAAACAGACCGGCCGCCAACTTGA
- the LOC119481456 gene encoding protein FAM111A-like isoform X1 — protein sequence MDQERGGATGPQIVTRSRGRVKEENDGDSTDGYLHRFPVKSSSTEPNEYTIDCDQPRTVLEAIKSTEKYKEKMKSSDKNIVIQLGKTDKTYIIATHFPCSCIRRGASLILSHKSKEVEAVQDQQDKTIQPRDEYSVFYIETAKTKKPFRNNAVKKFDYLCVYGEKGMTVEEALKRDGRFIDDFGSFYLSDNENPSSRTKRTQTVDNLDKKKFKICLPRGKGKKDKKQQEKPGASKNPPQKRERGIKPLDDVVKQRGISVRAAMKEKDSKLSDEEIYEELRQQFPKLKEWMESRFPPDSYQKALDLKKEDFENIQRLFSEVHREMMKLGESVCKVVVQNGATGTGFVLFDNFILTNARILKGCVEDEKLKLGIDVYALFNYNDPEPHMNYYCFQAHRGICYSEGELDYAILRLNLESQNPSTQTKETKVDLPPGLLKRFGKLPTTGEACLIGHPAGELKKIDPTCIIEKENREQTVDDDIPSYKDKRFVIHIINDLKEQGIESIMMGQNKADNVTTYNTFMYHGASGSPVFDEHGNVFGLHTGGFVYGFPSDTKSVIEYAQPVLTIFEHFVRMMKERENGQSLLKRVGEEAKGNSELEKVLESVLKETLHYSRYSAGITHSFNFALINTQSLNNKALEVRDLILDNSLDFLLLTETWQKPDDVSAIIQASPPNFDYLCKPRLFRRGGGLAVLFNRNLRTTELTLPTVTSFESLAFETCSTTVILIYCPNKQNSSYRSDLSKLLTLASSLPLPLLLLGDFNIHMDSPNSKLTSDFSTLLDNFNLTQHVNFPTHDYGHSLDLVCSDNVPVLNIHPSPFPSDHKLIQFTILSPKPRPQLSRVIDPLDLSDLSASLNSLAPLRTKTVSFNTSSPLVHIPPQKTQTDRPPT from the exons attgTTACACGCAGCCGAGGGAGAGTGAAGGAGGAGAACGATGGTGATTCCACG GACGGATATTTACATCGCTTCCCAGTCAAATCCAGTTCTACTGAGCCCAATGAATACACAATTGACTGTGATCAACCTCGCACGGTGCTGGAGGCAATCAAATCAACTGAAAAATATAAGGAGAAGATGAAGTCTTCAGATAAAAACATTGTGATTCAGCTGGGTAAAACGGATAAGACGTATATCATTGCAACACATTTCCCTTGTTCTTGTATCAGGAGAGGTGCGTCTCTGATCTTATCACATAAATCAAAAGAGGTTGAGGCAGTTCAAGAccaacaagacaaaacaatacAACCAAGAGACGAGTATTCTGTCTTCTACATTGAAACAGCCAAAACAAAGAAGCCCTTTAGAAACAATGCTGTCAAGAAGTTCGattatctgtgtgtttatggggAGAAGGGGATGACTGTAGAGGAGGCTCTGAAAAGAGACGGTCGCTTCATCGATGATTTTGGCAGCTTTTATCTGTCTGACAATGAGAATCCAAGCAGCCGCACTAAACGCACACAAACGGTTGACAacctggataaaaaaaaattcaagatATGTCTTCCACGGGGCAAGggaaaaaaggataaaaaacagcaggaaaagccaggTGCATCAAAAAATCCACCACAGAAGCGTGAGCGTGGCATAAAGCCACTCGACGACGTAGTAAAGCAGAGAGGAATCAGTGTCAGAGCAGCaatgaaagagaaagacagcAAACTCAGTGATGAGGAGATTTATGAAGAACTGCGTCAGCAGTTTCCAAAGCTGAAAGAATGGATGGAGAGTAGATTCCCTCCTGATTCTTATCAGAAAGCTCTGGACCTGAAGAAGGAAGACTTTGAAAACATCCAGCGATTGTTCAGTGAAGTTCACAGGGAGATGATGAAATTGGGCGAGTCAGTTTGCAAAGTGGTTGTTCAGAATGGAGCTACAGGAACGGGCTTTGTGCTGTTTGACAACTTCATCTTGACTAACGCACGCATATTGAAAGGTTGTGTTGAAGATGAAAAGCTGAAGCTGGGTATAGATGTGTATGCTTTATTTAACTATAACGACCCTGAGCCGCACATGAATTACTACTGCTTCCAAGCTCACCGTGGGATCTGCTACAGTGAGGGTGAGCTTGATTATGCCATACTACGGCTCAACCTTGAGAGCCAGAACccatcaacacaaacaaaagaaacGAAAGTAGACCTACCACCAGGGCTCCTGAAGAGATTTGGTAAACTACCTACGACTGGTGAAGCCTGTCTTATTGGTCACCCAGCAGGAGAACTGAAAAAAATAGATCCTACATGTATCATTGAGAAAGAGAATAGGGAGCAGACTGTCGATGATGATATTCCTTCATACAAAGACAAACGTTTCGTTATCCACATAATCAATGACCTTAAAGAGCAAGGCATTGAAAGCATAATGATGGGTCAAAATAAAGCAGACAATGTAACGACCTACAACACTTTCATGTACCACGGTGCTTCTGGCTCTCCAGTGTTTGATGAACATGGCAATGTGTTTGGTTTGCACACCGGAGGATTTGTCTACGGGTTCCCATCCGACACAAAGAGCGTGATAGAGTACGCCCAACCTGTGCTTACCATATTTGAACACTTTGTGAGAATGAtgaaggaaagagaaaatggGCAGAGTCTGTTGAAGAGAGTTGGAGAGGAAGCAAAAGGAAACTCAGAACTAGAAAAGGTCTTGGAGTCTGTGTTGAAGGAAACACTACACTACTCTCGCTACTCTGCTGGAATCACCCACTCATTCAACTTTGCCCTCATCAACACCCAGTCACTCAACAACAAAGCCCTCGAAGTCCGTGATCTCATCCTGGACAATTCACTCGACTTCCTCCTGCTCACTGAAACCTGGCAAAAACCTGATGACGTCTCCGCCATCATCCAAGCATCCCCCCCCAACTTTGACTACCTCTGTAAACCCCGCCTCTTCCGGCGTGGAGGGGGCCTCGCAGTATTATTCAACCGGAACCTCAGGACCACCGAACTCACTTTACCTACAGTCACCTCATTCGAATCCCTCGCCTTTGAAACCTGCTCCACCACAGTCATTCTCATTTACTgcccaaataaacaaaactcaTCCTACCGCTCCGATCTGTCTAAACTCCTCACCCTAGCATCATCCCTCCCCTTACCCCTACTGCTACTGGGCGACTTCAACATCCACATGGACTCCCCCAACTCTAAACTTACCTCTGATTTCTCCACTCTACTGGACAACTTCAACCTCACCCAGCACGTCAACTTCCCCACACACGATTACGGCCATAGTCTAGATCTCGTCTGCTCTGACAACGTCCCGGTTCTCAACATCCACCCATCCCCCTTTCCCTCTGATCACAAACTCATCCAATTCACAATCCTTTCCCCGAAACCCCGTCCTCAACTCTCCAGAGTCATCGATCCCCTCGATCTCTCCGA CCTGTCTGCCTCCCTCAACTCACTGGCCCCCCTGAGAACCAAAACTGTTTCATTCAACACCTCCTCCCCCTTGGTTCACATCCCACCTCAGAAAACTCAAACAGACCGGCCGCCAACTTGA
- the LOC119481456 gene encoding protein FAM111A-like isoform X2: protein MDQERGGATGPQIVTRSRGRVKEERDGDSTDGYLHRFPVKSSSTEPNEYTIDCDQPRTVLEAIKSTEKYKEKMKSSDKNIVIQLGKTDKTYIIATHFPCSCIRRGASLILSHKSKEVEAVQDQQDKTIQPRDEYSVFYIETAKTKKPFRNNAVKKFDYLCVYGEKGMTVEEALKRDGRFIDDFGSFYLSDNENPSSRTKRTQTVDNLDKKKFKICLPRGKGKKDKKQQEKPGASKNPPQKRERGIKPLDDVVKQRGISVRAAMKEKDSKLSDEEIYEELRQQFPKLKEWMESRFPPDSYQKALDLKKEDFENIQRLFSEVHREMMKLGESVCKVVVQNGATGTGFVLFDNFILTNARILKGCVEDEKLKLGIDVYALFNYNDPEPHMNYYCFQAHRGICYSEGELDYAILRLNLESQNPSTQTKETKVDLPPGLLKRFGKLPTTGEACLIGHPAGELKKIDPTCIIEKENREQTVDDDIPSYKDKRFVIHIINDLKEQGIESIMMGQNKADNVTTYNTFMYHGASGSPVFDEHGNVFGLHTGGFVYGFPSDTKSVIEYAQPVLTIFEHFVRMMKERENGQSLLKRVGEEAKGNSELEKVLESVLKETLHYSRYSAGITHSFNFALINTQSLNNKALEVRDLILDNSLDFLLLTETWQKPDDVSAIIQASPPNFDYLCKPRLFRRGGGLAVLFNRNLRTTELTLPTVTSFESLAFETCSTTVILIYCPNKQNSSYRSDLSKLLTLASSLPLPLLLLGDFNIHMDSPNSKLTSDFSTLLDNFNLTQHVNFPTHDYGHSLDLVCSDNVPVLNIHPSPFPSDHKLIQFTILSPKPRPQLSRVIDPLDLSDLSASLNSLAPLRTKTVSFNTSSPLVHIPPQKTQTDRPPT, encoded by the exons GACGGATATTTACATCGCTTCCCAGTCAAATCCAGTTCTACTGAGCCCAATGAATACACAATTGACTGTGATCAACCTCGCACGGTGCTGGAGGCAATCAAATCAACTGAAAAATATAAGGAGAAGATGAAGTCTTCAGATAAAAACATTGTGATTCAGCTGGGTAAAACGGATAAGACGTATATCATTGCAACACATTTCCCTTGTTCTTGTATCAGGAGAGGTGCGTCTCTGATCTTATCACATAAATCAAAAGAGGTTGAGGCAGTTCAAGAccaacaagacaaaacaatacAACCAAGAGACGAGTATTCTGTCTTCTACATTGAAACAGCCAAAACAAAGAAGCCCTTTAGAAACAATGCTGTCAAGAAGTTCGattatctgtgtgtttatggggAGAAGGGGATGACTGTAGAGGAGGCTCTGAAAAGAGACGGTCGCTTCATCGATGATTTTGGCAGCTTTTATCTGTCTGACAATGAGAATCCAAGCAGCCGCACTAAACGCACACAAACGGTTGACAacctggataaaaaaaaattcaagatATGTCTTCCACGGGGCAAGggaaaaaaggataaaaaacagcaggaaaagccaggTGCATCAAAAAATCCACCACAGAAGCGTGAGCGTGGCATAAAGCCACTCGACGACGTAGTAAAGCAGAGAGGAATCAGTGTCAGAGCAGCaatgaaagagaaagacagcAAACTCAGTGATGAGGAGATTTATGAAGAACTGCGTCAGCAGTTTCCAAAGCTGAAAGAATGGATGGAGAGTAGATTCCCTCCTGATTCTTATCAGAAAGCTCTGGACCTGAAGAAGGAAGACTTTGAAAACATCCAGCGATTGTTCAGTGAAGTTCACAGGGAGATGATGAAATTGGGCGAGTCAGTTTGCAAAGTGGTTGTTCAGAATGGAGCTACAGGAACGGGCTTTGTGCTGTTTGACAACTTCATCTTGACTAACGCACGCATATTGAAAGGTTGTGTTGAAGATGAAAAGCTGAAGCTGGGTATAGATGTGTATGCTTTATTTAACTATAACGACCCTGAGCCGCACATGAATTACTACTGCTTCCAAGCTCACCGTGGGATCTGCTACAGTGAGGGTGAGCTTGATTATGCCATACTACGGCTCAACCTTGAGAGCCAGAACccatcaacacaaacaaaagaaacGAAAGTAGACCTACCACCAGGGCTCCTGAAGAGATTTGGTAAACTACCTACGACTGGTGAAGCCTGTCTTATTGGTCACCCAGCAGGAGAACTGAAAAAAATAGATCCTACATGTATCATTGAGAAAGAGAATAGGGAGCAGACTGTCGATGATGATATTCCTTCATACAAAGACAAACGTTTCGTTATCCACATAATCAATGACCTTAAAGAGCAAGGCATTGAAAGCATAATGATGGGTCAAAATAAAGCAGACAATGTAACGACCTACAACACTTTCATGTACCACGGTGCTTCTGGCTCTCCAGTGTTTGATGAACATGGCAATGTGTTTGGTTTGCACACCGGAGGATTTGTCTACGGGTTCCCATCCGACACAAAGAGCGTGATAGAGTACGCCCAACCTGTGCTTACCATATTTGAACACTTTGTGAGAATGAtgaaggaaagagaaaatggGCAGAGTCTGTTGAAGAGAGTTGGAGAGGAAGCAAAAGGAAACTCAGAACTAGAAAAGGTCTTGGAGTCTGTGTTGAAGGAAACACTACACTACTCTCGCTACTCTGCTGGAATCACCCACTCATTCAACTTTGCCCTCATCAACACCCAGTCACTCAACAACAAAGCCCTCGAAGTCCGTGATCTCATCCTGGACAATTCACTCGACTTCCTCCTGCTCACTGAAACCTGGCAAAAACCTGATGACGTCTCCGCCATCATCCAAGCATCCCCCCCCAACTTTGACTACCTCTGTAAACCCCGCCTCTTCCGGCGTGGAGGGGGCCTCGCAGTATTATTCAACCGGAACCTCAGGACCACCGAACTCACTTTACCTACAGTCACCTCATTCGAATCCCTCGCCTTTGAAACCTGCTCCACCACAGTCATTCTCATTTACTgcccaaataaacaaaactcaTCCTACCGCTCCGATCTGTCTAAACTCCTCACCCTAGCATCATCCCTCCCCTTACCCCTACTGCTACTGGGCGACTTCAACATCCACATGGACTCCCCCAACTCTAAACTTACCTCTGATTTCTCCACTCTACTGGACAACTTCAACCTCACCCAGCACGTCAACTTCCCCACACACGATTACGGCCATAGTCTAGATCTCGTCTGCTCTGACAACGTCCCGGTTCTCAACATCCACCCATCCCCCTTTCCCTCTGATCACAAACTCATCCAATTCACAATCCTTTCCCCGAAACCCCGTCCTCAACTCTCCAGAGTCATCGATCCCCTCGATCTCTCCGA CCTGTCTGCCTCCCTCAACTCACTGGCCCCCCTGAGAACCAAAACTGTTTCATTCAACACCTCCTCCCCCTTGGTTCACATCCCACCTCAGAAAACTCAAACAGACCGGCCGCCAACTTGA